Proteins co-encoded in one Lynx canadensis isolate LIC74 chromosome C1, mLynCan4.pri.v2, whole genome shotgun sequence genomic window:
- the MRPL37 gene encoding 39S ribosomal protein L37, mitochondrial produces MALASGPARRALARPGPLGLGGCGTPTRGAYEWGVRSTRKPEPPPLDRVYEIPGLEPITYAGKMHFMPGLARPVFPPWDPGWTHPKFRRPTPIHEQPLYKDRACYVFHHRCRLLEGVKQALWLTKAKLIEGLPKKVLSLVDDPKNHIENQDERILNVIFHARLWHSTEDTPKRETYCPVIVDSLIQLCKSQILKHPSLARRICAKNYTLSTTWNRESFLLQVRGSSGAQLNTKDPLPAIASKEEVEATKNHVLETFYPISPTIDLQECNVYDVKDNTGFQEGYPYPYPHTLYFLETASLRPHRLQPDHLRAKMILFAFGNALAQARRLYGSDTKVLEQPVVVQSVGTDGRVFQFLVLQLNTTDLASNEGVKNLVWVDSDQLLYQHFWCRPVIKKKVVVEPVGPTGFQPETFRKFLALYLHGAV; encoded by the exons ATGGCGTTGGCGTCGGGGCCCGCGAGGCGTGCACTGGCTCGCCCTGGGCCGCTCGGTCTTGGGGGCTGCGGGACCCCGACACGCGGGGCGTACGAGTGGGGCGTGCGCTCCACGCGGAAGCCCGAGCCTCCTCCCCTGGACAGGGTGTACGAGATCCCTGGACTGGAGCCCATCACCTACGCTGGGAAGATGCACTTCATGCCCGGGCTGGCGCGGCCGGTCTTCCCACCCTGGGACCCTGGTTGGACGCACCCAAAGTTCCGCCGCCCAACCCCGATTCACGAGCAGCCGCTGTACAAGGATCGGGCCTGCTACGTCTTCCACCACCGTTGCCGCCTCCTCGAGG GTGTAAAGCAGGCCCTGTGGCTAACCAAGGCCAAATTAATAGAAGGCCTTCCCAAGAAAGTGCTTAGCCTTGTTGATGATCCAAAGAACCACATAGAGAACCAAGATGAACGCATTCTGAATGTGATCTTTCACGCCCGTCTTTGGCACTCCACTGAAGACACCCCCAAGAGAGAGACCTACTG CCCAGTCATTGTGGACAGTCTGATACAGCTGTGTAAATCCCAGATTCTCAAGCATCCCTCTCTGGCCAGGCGGATCTGTGCCAAAAACTACACGTTATCCACCACCTGGAATCGAG AGTCTTTTCTCCTTCAGGTCCGTGGTTCTAGCGGAGCCCAACTGAATACCAAGGATCCGCTGCCCGCCATCGCCTCCAAGGAGGAGGTTGAAGCTACTAAGAATCATGTTCTTGAGACTTTCTATCCCATATCACCCACTATTGATCTTCAGGAATGCAATGTGTATGATGTGAAAGACAACACAG GATTCCAGGAGGGCTATCCTTACCCCTATCCCCACACCTTATATTTCCTGGAGACAGCCAGTTTACGACCACACCGCCTTCAACCAGATCACCTGCGGGCCAAGATGATCCTGTTTGCCTTTGGCAATGCCCTGGCTCAGGCCCGGCGCCTCTATGGG AGTGACACTAAAGTTTTGGAGCAGCCGGTAGTTGTGCAGAGCGTGGGCACCGATGGACGTGTCTTCCAGTTCCTGGTGTTACAGCTGAACACCACAGACCTGGCCTCTAACGAGGGCGTCAAGAATCTGGTCTGGGTGGACTCAGACCAGCTCCTCTATCAGCATTTTTGGTGTCGCCCAGTGATCAAAAAGAAGGTGGTGGTG GAACCTGTTGGGCCGACTGGTTTCCAGCCAGAGACATTCAGGAAGTTTTTAGCTCTGTATTTGCATGGTGCCGTGTGA